The following are from one region of the Corallincola holothuriorum genome:
- a CDS encoding gluconate 2-dehydrogenase subunit 3 family protein — MLKPDRQTAGKFKSLQGSPRAAKSQAFIFNSGVSRRAFLQHSGAALLLAGLLASKPGQVLAADAESAAPADSDKLSKQELAVLDAVQMQLFPDDGDGPSARDLHALDYLQWALDDPPNAEEGDKAFVKQGIGWLEDLAKSSHGQSFSALNREQQDTLLRQVSQSQAGENWLSLLLYYVMEALTLDPVYGGNPNGVGWQWLQHQPGYPRPDKDHTYHRYMQES; from the coding sequence ATGCTAAAACCTGATCGGCAAACGGCAGGCAAGTTTAAATCGCTGCAGGGTTCGCCACGCGCCGCTAAGTCGCAGGCATTTATCTTTAACAGCGGCGTTAGTCGGCGTGCGTTTTTGCAGCACAGTGGCGCGGCACTGTTGCTGGCTGGGCTATTGGCCAGTAAGCCGGGGCAGGTGTTGGCCGCGGATGCAGAAAGCGCAGCCCCTGCGGATAGCGATAAATTGAGTAAACAAGAACTGGCGGTGTTGGATGCTGTGCAGATGCAGCTATTCCCCGATGATGGCGATGGCCCGTCGGCGCGGGATCTTCATGCCCTTGATTATCTGCAGTGGGCACTGGACGATCCCCCCAATGCAGAAGAGGGCGATAAAGCGTTTGTGAAGCAGGGCATCGGCTGGCTGGAAGATCTTGCTAAATCCAGTCATGGCCAGTCATTCAGCGCGCTTAACCGTGAGCAACAAGACACGCTATTACGTCAGGTGAGCCAAAGTCAGGCCGGTGAAAATTGGCTGTCACTGCTGCTCTACTACGTGATGGAGGCGCTGACCTTAGATCCTGTGTATGGCGGTAACCCTAATGGGGTTGGCTGGCAGTGGTTACAGCACCAACCCGGCTATCCCCGCCCGGATAAAGATCATACCTATCACCGTTATATGCAGGAGTCTTAG
- a CDS encoding GMC family oxidoreductase, with protein MEDKIKQGQGLAFDICIVGSGAGAGPVAHTLAEAGYSVGVLEKGGWFKENDFFKDEQLTRHDAFRSQLNAERHVLEEPDDGEWSRQTTTQFWGGNIVGGASNFMSGYFHRLKPIDFRLKSEFGGIKGANTVDWPISYDELEPYYAKVEQLVGVSGKVVKHPHLEPRSTPDYPFPPTAEHPIANRFDKACQSLGYHPLPMARGILSLPFNGRSSCEYSGYCGSYGCHSGAKASSRAALLDQVVAKGHCQVIPQAKVYRLNSDNRGQVTSADYFDKAGASVRVQAKVFVVACYAIESARLLLSSPGPKHPQGLGNNHDQVGKNLHCCAGGTGHGVFEYDKFSELEAAQFHMRGPFFNRALQDWYVIDDKQAFSRPVKGGTLDFVFDPPSPTADANSLKWQDGNLLWGSALKRRLKSHFSGEKDFKFEVFCDWLTNDECYVSLDPTEKDRWGSPVAKVRAGFHPHDLKVAQYLVDKGVAVMKAMGAQHAWGNAFSSPTSNLVAGGCRFGTDAKTSVLDADCRVHGADNLFVTDGSFMPNGGSVTPTFTIYANAFRVADKIKAQLG; from the coding sequence ATGGAAGATAAGATCAAGCAGGGACAAGGTCTTGCGTTCGATATTTGCATTGTTGGCAGTGGCGCCGGTGCTGGCCCAGTGGCACATACGTTAGCTGAAGCCGGCTATTCGGTTGGCGTGCTGGAGAAGGGCGGTTGGTTTAAAGAGAACGACTTCTTCAAAGATGAGCAGCTTACCCGCCATGATGCGTTTCGTTCGCAGTTAAATGCGGAACGTCATGTGCTGGAAGAGCCCGACGATGGTGAGTGGTCGCGGCAAACCACTACGCAGTTTTGGGGGGGCAACATTGTTGGCGGCGCCAGCAATTTTATGAGTGGCTATTTTCATCGCCTGAAGCCGATCGATTTTCGGTTAAAATCAGAATTTGGCGGGATAAAAGGGGCAAACACCGTCGATTGGCCGATAAGTTACGATGAACTTGAGCCCTATTATGCCAAAGTAGAACAACTGGTGGGCGTGTCCGGCAAGGTGGTGAAGCATCCCCACTTAGAGCCACGTTCAACCCCTGATTATCCGTTTCCTCCCACCGCAGAACACCCTATTGCCAATCGCTTTGATAAGGCGTGTCAGTCTCTGGGATACCACCCATTGCCGATGGCGCGGGGTATTTTGTCGCTGCCATTTAATGGCCGCAGTAGTTGTGAATACTCTGGTTATTGCGGTAGCTACGGTTGCCACTCCGGGGCCAAGGCCAGCTCGCGGGCGGCGCTGCTAGATCAGGTGGTGGCGAAAGGCCACTGTCAGGTGATCCCTCAGGCCAAGGTGTATCGCTTAAATAGCGATAACCGGGGGCAGGTCACTTCAGCTGATTACTTTGATAAAGCAGGGGCGTCGGTACGGGTACAGGCGAAAGTGTTTGTGGTGGCTTGTTATGCCATTGAAAGTGCGCGGCTACTGCTGAGCTCACCGGGGCCGAAACACCCACAGGGGTTAGGTAATAACCATGACCAAGTGGGCAAGAATCTGCACTGCTGCGCCGGTGGCACCGGCCATGGCGTGTTTGAATACGATAAGTTCAGTGAGCTGGAAGCAGCGCAGTTTCATATGCGCGGGCCATTTTTTAATCGCGCGCTGCAAGATTGGTACGTGATCGACGATAAACAGGCTTTTTCGCGGCCAGTTAAAGGCGGCACGTTGGATTTCGTGTTTGATCCTCCCAGTCCAACGGCTGATGCCAACAGCCTGAAGTGGCAAGATGGCAACCTGTTGTGGGGCAGTGCGTTAAAGCGGCGGCTGAAATCGCACTTTAGCGGCGAGAAAGACTTTAAGTTTGAAGTGTTCTGCGACTGGCTGACTAATGACGAGTGTTATGTGTCGCTGGATCCAACGGAAAAGGATCGCTGGGGCTCGCCTGTCGCCAAAGTGCGGGCTGGCTTTCATCCCCACGATCTAAAAGTCGCGCAGTACCTGGTGGATAAAGGTGTGGCCGTGATGAAAGCGATGGGCGCACAACACGCCTGGGGTAATGCGTTTTCTTCACCCACCTCGAACCTGGTTGCTGGCGGGTGTCGCTTCGGCACCGATGCTAAAACATCGGTACTGGATGCCGACTGCCGCGTGCATGGCGCCGATAACCTGTTTGTCACCGACGGCAGCTTTATGCCCAACGGCGGCAGCGTGACCCCCACCTTTACCATCTACGCCAATGCGTTTCGGGTGGCGGATAAGATCAAGGCGCAGTTGGGGTAG
- a CDS encoding helix-turn-helix domain-containing protein produces the protein MAGVRAMGLLITQLGILQGIIIALVVLGKQRGAPVAIISSSLLLTASAYLWVHSGYPLDRHVDYPWLVYLNLPLTLLIPPLLYLYFRCMLHGDSVWSRHLLLHFIPALLALLHIQWLLWGLDDFQRIMAWDRPSYAIGSQVNFWFQLINPIYVGYLLALAWMLYRYQRRLEGYDAGPMLARFHWLVGLLVATALVFLMTLFATVFNQFNQALAFDWSPLLDIGMALVIIASSIWLVWSPTTFFDVQDTAQLHALEQPPKYQRHALSDLEQQQAKAKLLLLIEEQRPYLSTNITLGRLADMMQWSTHQTSQVINAGFDENFHQFINRFRVEQAKSLLIQPESSALTVLDIAYQSGFNSKSSFNSFFKKLTGMTPSQFRLEQGVSG, from the coding sequence ATGGCGGGTGTAAGGGCGATGGGGCTGTTGATCACCCAGTTGGGTATTTTGCAGGGGATAATTATTGCGCTGGTGGTGCTGGGCAAGCAGCGTGGTGCCCCGGTTGCGATTATCAGCAGTAGTTTGCTGCTAACCGCATCAGCCTATCTTTGGGTACACAGTGGCTACCCGCTAGACCGTCATGTTGATTACCCCTGGCTGGTTTATCTGAATTTGCCATTAACGCTGTTGATCCCGCCACTGCTGTATCTGTACTTCCGCTGCATGTTGCATGGTGACTCTGTTTGGTCTCGGCATTTACTGCTGCACTTTATTCCTGCGCTGCTCGCCTTGCTCCATATTCAGTGGTTGCTGTGGGGCTTAGATGATTTTCAGCGCATTATGGCGTGGGATCGCCCCAGCTATGCCATCGGTAGTCAGGTTAACTTCTGGTTTCAGTTGATTAACCCTATCTATGTCGGCTACTTGCTGGCGTTGGCGTGGATGCTGTATCGCTATCAGCGCCGTTTGGAGGGCTATGATGCCGGGCCGATGCTGGCGCGCTTCCATTGGTTAGTTGGCTTGTTAGTTGCCACGGCGTTGGTGTTTCTAATGACGCTGTTTGCCACCGTGTTTAATCAATTTAATCAGGCGCTGGCATTTGACTGGTCCCCCTTGCTGGATATCGGCATGGCACTGGTGATCATCGCGTCGAGTATCTGGCTGGTATGGAGCCCAACGACGTTTTTTGATGTACAGGATACTGCGCAGCTACACGCTCTTGAACAGCCCCCCAAGTATCAGCGTCATGCGTTAAGTGATTTGGAACAGCAGCAAGCCAAAGCCAAGCTGTTGTTACTCATTGAGGAGCAACGCCCTTACCTGAGCACGAACATTACCTTAGGGCGGCTGGCCGATATGATGCAGTGGTCAACGCATCAAACTTCTCAGGTGATTAATGCTGGGTTTGACGAGAACTTTCATCAATTTATTAATCGTTTTCGGGTAGAGCAGGCGAAATCATTGCTTATTCAGCCTGAGAGTTCAGCACTGACGGTACTTGATATCGCTTATCAGTCTGGTTTCAACTCTAAGTCATCTTTCAATAGCTTTTTCAAAAAGTTAACCGGCATGACGCCGTCGCAATTTCGCCTTGAACAGGGTGTGAGTGGATAA
- a CDS encoding serine hydrolase domain-containing protein: MAFRALLSAFFFTFSIGLSGCGHSSKTTVTHKPAQPTVQPSGSVPEQLQQQLDSFAEAFAVPGMAVAIVSDDDNYRLHYGEYRTGQAVTADSQFAIGSVSKIYLSALVLMAVDSGLLRLDGALIDWLPDIEALSHGQVSGAISIRQLLQHSSGLGELDDQVAGLLLAGVSPQQQHQFQWSPEQLLATISSPVSLPGQQWHYANSNYLLLGIILERIYEMPLATLMQQQLWVPLALTQTWQVEGSEMPKALADAWLDMDRLGLPGDGSDALDNAGQQALAIYAAQAWGAGAMVSTATETAQFVRAVIENGLLSDAMVSELQTTFDGTNYGLGVVMGEFLHGEYTSRIIGHGGRLPGYRSVAAYLPELGVAVAILTNADNLETLGPQPNALAGLMDRLVVTYLQAGHRGLQ, translated from the coding sequence ATGGCTTTTCGTGCACTTTTATCTGCATTTTTTTTCACCTTTTCCATTGGCTTATCGGGGTGTGGTCACTCCAGTAAAACGACGGTGACACATAAACCAGCGCAACCTACCGTGCAGCCAAGTGGCAGTGTGCCCGAACAGTTACAGCAGCAACTGGATAGTTTTGCTGAGGCGTTCGCGGTACCGGGGATGGCGGTGGCGATTGTTAGCGATGATGATAACTATCGCTTGCATTATGGCGAGTACCGCACGGGGCAAGCGGTGACGGCTGATAGCCAATTTGCCATCGGTAGCGTCAGTAAAATCTACCTGTCGGCCTTGGTGCTAATGGCGGTAGATAGTGGTCTGCTGCGCTTAGATGGTGCCTTGATAGACTGGTTGCCGGACATTGAAGCTTTGAGCCACGGACAGGTGAGCGGCGCGATATCTATACGGCAGCTATTGCAACACAGCAGCGGCTTAGGTGAGTTAGATGATCAGGTAGCGGGGCTGTTGCTGGCGGGGGTATCTCCGCAACAACAACACCAATTCCAGTGGTCCCCCGAGCAGTTGTTGGCAACAATAAGCTCACCGGTTTCGCTGCCGGGCCAGCAATGGCATTACGCCAACAGTAACTATTTGCTGCTGGGGATAATACTTGAACGTATTTATGAGATGCCGTTGGCGACACTGATGCAACAGCAGCTATGGGTGCCGTTGGCATTGACCCAAACCTGGCAGGTTGAGGGGAGCGAGATGCCTAAAGCGCTGGCTGATGCTTGGCTGGATATGGACCGGTTAGGGTTACCGGGTGATGGTTCGGACGCGCTTGATAATGCCGGACAACAGGCGTTGGCGATCTATGCGGCGCAGGCATGGGGAGCCGGTGCCATGGTCTCAACTGCAACGGAAACCGCGCAGTTTGTTCGCGCTGTGATTGAGAACGGCTTGTTGTCTGATGCGATGGTGAGTGAGTTGCAAACCACGTTTGATGGGACGAATTATGGCTTAGGTGTGGTGATGGGGGAGTTCCTCCATGGGGAGTACACTTCGCGCATTATCGGCCATGGCGGAAGACTACCAGGATATCGGAGTGTGGCTGCTTATTTGCCTGAGCTTGGGGTTGCGGTGGCGATCTTAACCAATGCGGATAATCTGGAAACGCTGGGGCCACAACCGAACGCGCTGGCAGGGCTGATGGACAGACTGGTGGTCACTTACCTGCAAGCGGGTCATAGAGGTTTGCAGTAG
- the lepB gene encoding signal peptidase I — protein sequence MTTEWKPKRWIALLLAIFVQPFGFLYINRANLFWLYLLLLFTGAMADIALQRHVSANAWYQYFSFSLLVMIVGPIHTYFAATANHQPLRRWYSHWWGLILSCFSLVAILGGLRILFIEPFQIPSASMSPTLTPGQHVIVNKIGFNNLRFADRTFHQAAPRNPPKRGDLVVFQYPLAPEIAYVDRVVGLPGDRIIYRDKKVFLQPACNKPLQPCTALNALEPRNSEASQVINGQHGAVVVANEQLGDTQYQIWLTPNRQEPSAHYYRQPNQDIGEWTVPAGHYFVMGDNRDNSVDSRFWGFVPAENLIGNVAFAW from the coding sequence GTGACAACGGAATGGAAACCTAAGCGCTGGATAGCGCTGTTACTTGCAATCTTCGTTCAGCCCTTTGGCTTTTTATATATCAACCGAGCAAATCTGTTTTGGCTCTACTTGCTACTGTTATTCACTGGCGCGATGGCAGACATCGCCCTTCAGCGCCATGTATCTGCGAATGCCTGGTACCAGTACTTCTCATTTTCCCTGTTGGTGATGATCGTCGGGCCCATTCACACCTATTTTGCTGCCACTGCTAACCATCAGCCGCTTCGCCGTTGGTACAGCCATTGGTGGGGGCTGATACTCAGCTGTTTCAGCTTAGTGGCTATCCTAGGCGGCCTGAGGATCCTGTTCATTGAACCGTTTCAGATCCCGTCCGCGTCGATGAGCCCCACACTGACACCAGGGCAACATGTGATCGTCAACAAGATAGGATTTAATAATCTTAGATTTGCTGATCGTACATTCCATCAAGCGGCGCCACGTAACCCACCCAAACGCGGTGATCTAGTGGTATTTCAATATCCGCTAGCGCCTGAAATTGCTTATGTCGACCGCGTTGTCGGTTTACCGGGTGATCGTATTATCTATCGCGACAAGAAGGTCTTCTTGCAGCCTGCCTGCAACAAGCCCCTTCAGCCTTGCACTGCGCTAAACGCACTTGAACCAAGAAATAGCGAAGCCTCTCAAGTAATTAATGGCCAACACGGCGCCGTTGTCGTCGCAAACGAACAGCTTGGCGATACTCAGTATCAAATCTGGCTCACGCCAAATCGCCAAGAGCCATCGGCACACTATTATCGTCAACCCAATCAGGATATTGGTGAATGGACCGTACCGGCGGGCCACTATTTCGTCATGGGTGATAATCGCGACAACAGCGTCGATAGCCGATTTTGGGGCTTTGTACCGGCAGAAAACCTCATTGGTAACGTTGCTTTCGCTTGGTAA
- a CDS encoding winged helix-turn-helix domain-containing protein codes for MTQAYSKTQTSFYRRLYLAHLIDAGVNTVPAIIEATDMPRRTAQDTLNALSELGVEIEFVGANKNGHYKVVSWGPINPQWVKSHHSEVKKVLGYL; via the coding sequence GTGACTCAGGCCTACAGTAAAACCCAAACCAGCTTCTATCGCCGCTTATATCTGGCCCATTTGATTGATGCAGGTGTCAACACAGTACCAGCGATTATTGAAGCAACGGATATGCCGCGACGTACAGCGCAAGATACCCTGAATGCCTTGAGCGAACTCGGTGTAGAGATTGAGTTTGTCGGTGCCAATAAGAATGGCCACTACAAAGTAGTGAGCTGGGGGCCGATCAATCCGCAGTGGGTTAAAAGCCACCATAGCGAAGTTAAAAAGGTACTGGGTTACCTGTGA
- a CDS encoding response regulator: MNIPPLPCLSPLIRCGRKFFIALMTVAISTLLSLATAEEQPLPADLAEWVEKNPVVYYSPSGDIPPDDFINAKGQHEGFAIDFYQALDAVLPIRFVPLQVRSWGEQMAGLKAGEIDIVSVCAETPERAKHFHFSDPIVNQIPGFIIKKDNPILANISNWSEDFKIGNTHGSALIEYLNDHQFAAELVTTKDYEEGVIKVASGDLDVFLAYKATANYWARLGRLTSLRFVPFPNVPAEPNNMCVRQGAKPLAALINWGIDRLGPDEMDRIRHTWYRDNLNDITEDSHTGINQSLSPNKSDQLLIATSVGFGLVFTVISIIFLRLHRTDRLADFFGQKKFRHGFIALVLIICGLFSTSLFFASDSFKQSAYQSYFDQLHIAEEGTETILFEWFNEKRNQADLIINRDFSILTQILIQLAQISDQNGETVSDIDSQLLQKSPVQTKLRDYISSRVNLTEATGYFILGPGNLTLASDNSNDIGKINYLNTEVPDLLARAWDGETVLVPPLRSHVHFFQESSDPIKPPTMFLLSPVANPQGHVIAIFARRFDPKAGFSSVFRAARIGQTGEVYAINSAGEFITRSRFETEMIENGQLKGSLTSILALEITPAARANLLSNIMQPDQIGHKRVQGYLNYRNDQVIGEWHWLEDFGIATVAEVRTDEVLKNYRNIANLMMATLAVALITILSIAGFMLYVGQRAHEVNTRSRSQLEQLVSERTEELQVKQALLAQSEQDTRTLLDSAPTAMLTLTTDGTVVQANQEAITLLQRSEQTICNNGFVELFLPSQQHEVTEALRGYFADSKTQELLPDTTLQCPLPNGQTIFVEVSLTPIQLSDEILTVIAIRNVTAAHEAAQALKDASQAKSDFLANMSHEIRTPMNAIIGMSSLALDTDLGRKARNYVSKANKAAVSLLGIINDILDFSKIEAGKLEMESVPFRLDDTMEGLGTLLSVQAEDKSLELLFDVDRRLPKQLLGDPLRLHQILLNLGSNAVKFTDEGEVVISVKELERHGERLKLEFSVRDTGIGMTSEQQARLFQSFSQADTSTTRKYGGTGLGLTISKRLVELMGGEIWLTSEQGKGSNFIFSGWFELDPNHNESEDSPLRLDGLRVLLVDDNPSALEVLGNIMSSFGCEVMSTSSGEKAITLMKEDNRVFDLAIVDWKMPDMDGIDTCLELKKLSSGNLRGFIMVSATAKDQVQKDAASRGIDSFLKKPLTASSVFDAMMSILGQEYQLTQRAAARATEDRSSRDKLAGAHLLLVEDNELNQELAIDLLKDAGISVELAENGEIAVEMAREKTFDGILMDIQMPIMDGYTATAKIREFNNDISIIAMTANAMSGDREKVLAAGMNDYISKPIQVNEMFATIAKWITPAHTALAAMPMPSGPSVVDDVMEQAFKFIDAKAGLQTCNGNPALYAKLLRRFIDGQSDFHERFSEFWGELEWLDATRIAHTLKGNAGNIGAKALQAVAGELELATSNQAEHEVIATLLHKTQNELNGVLEDLRVLFDQDESADADGEFASPELIRERFEQLEQYISNYDSEALEVVEELAEHQFSPAIQDKLKQLARHIQEYDFESGQDSLEALRLVLPVS; encoded by the coding sequence TTGAACATACCTCCGTTACCCTGCCTGAGCCCCCTTATTCGCTGCGGGCGCAAGTTTTTCATCGCGCTCATGACGGTTGCAATCAGTACACTTTTGTCGCTGGCAACAGCGGAAGAGCAACCGTTACCAGCTGATCTGGCCGAGTGGGTGGAAAAAAATCCGGTGGTCTATTACAGCCCGTCGGGCGATATTCCTCCCGACGACTTTATAAATGCCAAAGGCCAGCATGAAGGGTTTGCCATCGATTTCTATCAAGCCCTGGACGCGGTGTTGCCGATTCGATTTGTGCCCCTTCAAGTGCGCAGCTGGGGCGAGCAGATGGCAGGGCTAAAAGCGGGGGAAATCGATATTGTCTCGGTCTGCGCCGAAACGCCTGAGCGGGCCAAACATTTCCATTTTTCCGATCCCATCGTCAACCAAATTCCGGGATTTATCATTAAAAAAGATAACCCTATTCTCGCCAATATCAGTAACTGGTCTGAAGATTTCAAAATTGGTAATACCCATGGCTCTGCATTGATCGAATATCTGAATGATCATCAATTTGCAGCAGAACTCGTCACGACGAAAGATTATGAAGAGGGGGTGATAAAAGTTGCCAGTGGCGACCTGGATGTTTTTCTCGCCTACAAAGCCACCGCCAACTATTGGGCTCGATTAGGTAGACTGACCTCGCTGCGTTTTGTGCCTTTTCCTAACGTCCCTGCTGAACCGAATAACATGTGTGTGCGTCAAGGAGCAAAACCGCTGGCAGCGCTGATTAACTGGGGGATCGATCGCCTTGGGCCGGATGAAATGGATCGTATACGCCACACCTGGTATCGAGACAACCTCAACGACATAACCGAAGATAGCCATACAGGTATCAACCAGTCACTAAGCCCTAACAAAAGCGATCAGCTACTGATCGCCACCAGTGTTGGCTTTGGTTTAGTATTCACCGTTATCTCGATTATCTTTCTGCGCCTGCACCGAACTGATCGATTAGCGGATTTCTTTGGCCAGAAAAAGTTTCGTCACGGTTTTATTGCCCTGGTACTGATCATCTGCGGACTGTTCTCCACCTCGCTGTTCTTTGCCAGCGATAGCTTCAAACAAAGTGCCTATCAAAGCTATTTCGACCAATTGCATATCGCCGAAGAGGGCACCGAAACCATCCTCTTTGAATGGTTTAATGAAAAGAGAAATCAGGCAGACCTGATCATTAATCGGGATTTTTCAATTCTCACGCAAATCTTAATTCAGCTGGCGCAGATCAGCGATCAAAACGGTGAAACAGTCAGCGATATCGACTCACAGCTGTTACAAAAATCACCCGTCCAAACAAAACTCAGAGATTATATCAGCAGCCGAGTTAATCTCACCGAAGCCACCGGCTATTTCATCCTTGGTCCGGGTAATCTCACCCTCGCTTCCGATAATAGTAATGACATCGGCAAAATCAATTACTTAAATACAGAGGTGCCGGATCTACTAGCAAGGGCCTGGGACGGCGAAACAGTGCTGGTACCACCATTGCGCTCCCATGTGCATTTTTTCCAAGAATCAAGCGATCCGATAAAACCACCGACGATGTTTTTACTTAGTCCCGTTGCGAATCCTCAGGGGCACGTGATCGCAATTTTTGCACGCCGCTTTGATCCGAAAGCGGGCTTCTCTAGTGTGTTCCGCGCCGCGCGTATTGGCCAAACAGGTGAAGTCTATGCCATTAACTCGGCAGGCGAATTTATCACCCGCAGCCGTTTTGAAACTGAAATGATCGAGAATGGCCAACTGAAGGGTAGTCTGACCTCCATTCTCGCACTGGAGATCACGCCAGCGGCACGCGCCAACCTGCTAAGTAATATCATGCAGCCAGACCAGATTGGTCATAAGAGGGTGCAGGGATACCTCAACTATCGTAATGACCAGGTGATTGGCGAATGGCACTGGTTAGAAGATTTCGGCATCGCCACCGTGGCAGAAGTGCGCACCGATGAAGTATTGAAAAACTACCGCAATATCGCCAACCTAATGATGGCGACGTTGGCAGTAGCGCTGATCACCATTCTCTCTATTGCCGGTTTCATGCTGTATGTCGGCCAGCGCGCCCACGAAGTCAATACTCGCTCTCGCAGTCAATTGGAGCAACTGGTCAGCGAGCGCACCGAGGAGCTGCAGGTGAAGCAGGCGCTTTTAGCGCAATCGGAACAAGATACCCGCACCCTGCTCGATTCTGCCCCCACCGCCATGCTTACACTGACCACCGATGGCACCGTGGTTCAGGCCAACCAGGAAGCCATCACACTGCTGCAGCGCTCAGAGCAAACCATCTGTAACAACGGTTTTGTTGAACTGTTTTTACCATCGCAACAGCATGAGGTGACAGAAGCGCTGAGGGGTTATTTCGCCGACTCAAAAACACAAGAGTTACTCCCTGATACAACACTGCAATGTCCATTACCCAATGGCCAAACCATTTTCGTCGAAGTATCACTGACCCCTATCCAACTGTCCGATGAGATCCTTACCGTTATCGCCATTCGTAATGTCACCGCCGCCCATGAAGCCGCGCAGGCCTTAAAAGATGCCAGTCAGGCCAAATCGGATTTCCTTGCCAATATGAGCCACGAGATCCGCACACCAATGAACGCCATCATAGGTATGTCGAGCCTGGCCTTGGATACCGATTTGGGCAGGAAAGCACGTAATTATGTCAGCAAGGCAAATAAAGCCGCCGTGTCTCTGCTCGGCATCATTAACGACATTCTCGACTTCTCAAAGATTGAAGCCGGCAAACTAGAGATGGAAAGCGTTCCCTTCCGACTCGATGACACCATGGAAGGGCTCGGCACTTTGCTCTCGGTACAAGCCGAAGATAAGTCGCTTGAACTGCTTTTTGACGTTGACCGACGCCTGCCCAAGCAGCTGCTAGGTGACCCATTACGTTTACACCAAATTTTACTCAACCTGGGTTCAAATGCCGTCAAATTCACCGACGAAGGTGAAGTTGTGATCAGCGTGAAAGAGTTAGAGCGCCATGGCGAACGGCTTAAGCTGGAGTTCTCAGTACGCGATACCGGCATAGGTATGACGTCTGAACAGCAGGCGCGGCTGTTCCAATCATTCTCACAAGCCGATACCTCGACCACGCGCAAATATGGTGGCACCGGCCTTGGCCTGACGATATCGAAGCGCCTGGTTGAACTGATGGGTGGCGAGATTTGGCTGACCAGCGAACAGGGTAAAGGCAGTAACTTTATCTTTAGCGGTTGGTTTGAGTTAGACCCCAATCACAACGAAAGCGAAGACAGCCCACTGCGCCTCGACGGGCTGAGAGTCTTGTTGGTAGACGACAATCCATCAGCGTTAGAGGTACTGGGCAACATCATGTCCTCATTTGGTTGTGAGGTAATGAGCACCAGTTCCGGTGAAAAAGCGATCACCTTAATGAAGGAAGATAACCGCGTCTTCGACTTGGCGATTGTGGATTGGAAGATGCCTGACATGGATGGCATCGACACCTGTTTAGAGCTGAAAAAGCTATCATCAGGCAATCTTCGCGGTTTCATTATGGTCTCGGCAACAGCCAAAGATCAGGTACAAAAAGACGCGGCTTCGCGGGGGATCGATAGCTTCCTCAAAAAACCGCTTACCGCCTCCTCAGTGTTTGACGCCATGATGTCAATCCTCGGTCAAGAGTACCAGCTCACCCAACGGGCTGCGGCACGCGCCACAGAAGACCGTTCAAGTCGAGATAAGCTTGCTGGCGCACACCTACTACTGGTCGAAGATAATGAGCTCAATCAGGAGTTGGCGATAGATCTGCTCAAGGACGCAGGTATTAGTGTCGAGCTGGCAGAAAATGGCGAGATAGCGGTCGAAATGGCACGAGAAAAAACCTTCGACGGTATTCTCATGGATATTCAGATGCCGATCATGGATGGCTACACAGCGACAGCGAAGATCCGCGAGTTCAATAACGATATCAGCATCATCGCCATGACCGCCAATGCCATGAGTGGCGACCGTGAAAAAGTACTGGCCGCAGGCATGAATGACTATATCTCCAAGCCGATCCAGGTGAATGAGATGTTTGCCACCATCGCCAAATGGATCACCCCAGCCCACACCGCGCTAGCCGCTATGCCCATGCCAAGCGGCCCGTCAGTGGTTGATGATGTCATGGAGCAAGCGTTTAAGTTCATCGATGCCAAGGCAGGCCTGCAAACATGCAACGGCAACCCAGCCCTGTACGCCAAGCTGTTACGTCGTTTTATTGATGGCCAATCTGATTTTCATGAGCGCTTCAGCGAGTTCTGGGGCGAACTAGAATGGCTTGATGCCACCCGTATTGCCCATACCCTGAAAGGAAACGCGGGTAACATCGGCGCCAAGGCGTTGCAAGCCGTGGCTGGCGAACTGGAGCTGGCCACCTCTAATCAGGCCGAACATGAGGTTATCGCCACCTTACTGCATAAAACTCAAAACGAACTCAACGGTGTGCTCGAAGACCTGCGCGTGCTGTTCGATCAAGATGAGTCAGCCGACGCCGACGGTGAGTTTGCCTCGCCCGAGCTTATCCGTGAGCGTTTTGAACAGCTGGAACAATATATCAGCAACTATGACAGTGAAGCCCTTGAGGTGGTCGAGGAGTTAGCCGAGCATCAGTTCAGCCCGGCGATCCAAGACAAACTGAAGCAACTGGCGCGACATATCCAAGAGTATGACTTTGAAAGTGGTCAAGACAGTTTAGAAGCCTTACGGCTGGTGTTACCGGTAAGCTAA